CGCATAAATTCCGACACTGATGATGTTGATCACCACCCACAGAATCCAGTTTTCCACGTATTTACGTGTCATCAAAATCTGCGCCACGACTGAAAGCACCGTCATCGTCGCATCCCAGAATGGGAAAGCATCTGGAGATAAGACAGGGCGATCCAGCTGTGCGCCGAACAGATTCAATACATCAACGGTAATATTGGCTAAAGAAAAGAACACCGGATCGATGTAAATGGTCATCAAGATAATGCTGATCACGCTAATGCATGCCGTGAGCAGCAATTTTTGGCGGCTCATCCAACGCACCACGAGCGTATCCCCTTGAGAATTGGGACGAGTCCACGCATACCAGCCATAAATGTTGGCGCAGAAGAAAAACAGCTGGAGCAACAAGATGCCATACAGTTGGATCTGATAAAAAATCACCGCAAACAGCGTGACATTAATCAAGCCAAACAAGTAGTTAATGGTTTTTTCTTGGCTCGCAAACCAGATACACAGCAAACCAAACAGTGTTCCCACCGCTTCAATCCACGACATGGCATATCCGCCACCGATCGGAATATTGACTAAGGTGTAGTTAATATCAAAAAAAGTCATCAGATCCATCGTGTTCTATCTCTCATTATTATGGGTTTTGTTCACTATAAGGTGTAGAACCATAATGCCAGAGGACATTTGTCCTCTTCGATTGGCTTGGATCATAAATCTGCATTTACGACCCAAAGCAGTCAGCGATTAAACACATGATGCACACTACAACCTAAAGATCCCCCGCGTATTTGTGCTATGCCCACG
This genomic window from Vibrio mimicus contains:
- the pnuC gene encoding nicotinamide riboside transporter PnuC; this translates as MDLMTFFDINYTLVNIPIGGGYAMSWIEAVGTLFGLLCIWFASQEKTINYLFGLINVTLFAVIFYQIQLYGILLLQLFFFCANIYGWYAWTRPNSQGDTLVVRWMSRQKLLLTACISVISIILMTIYIDPVFFSLANITVDVLNLFGAQLDRPVLSPDAFPFWDATMTVLSVVAQILMTRKYVENWILWVVINIISVGIYAAQGVYALSIEYAILLFIAANGTRAWMQTARHNAEKKLTNEATA